Below is a genomic region from Candidatus Poribacteria bacterium.
GACTCGGCAAATCTGCCCACTGCGGTTGCGTCCGCTTTTTGAGTTTCGTGATATGTCTTTTGAGTTTGTATGCAGACACATCTTTTCCAAACATACGACGATACCGGCGTGCCAGCAGCATGATATGCAAATGGACACCCCACATATCATCAATCATGTTACCAAGTTTGATGACGTTCTTTTGACGCTGAAGTTTGAAACCAAAGGCTTTTCTCATGGTATATCCGTTATCCGTCTTTATCCCCTGATAAGTGGGATGGACCGACACATTGCCGAGGGGCAATGCTTATCATGCCGGTCCAACGGATACTTTAATTATACCACAATTTTACTGCAATTGTCAAGTATTTTCTTGACATAACCATAGGCGGTGTCTACATCCCCGACCTAAAGGACGAGGGTTTGACACCGAAGATTCTGCTAACAAAAATATGTCATGCTATTGACCAGCTTATCGAAAGTAGTGAGCCCTACAAGGGACTGTTTCCCTCAATTCTGCACCCGCAGACGGGCGAGATGCTTATGGAGAAACCGCCTAAGATTCCGGGACAACGGGACGGCGACAGGGCACATCTGGGTTCCAATTTGATTCACGATGAACCGTTGCTCGCCACGATGAACACGCTCGCTGAAAGTCAATCCAAACCGGAATACACTGAAGCCGTTGATCGATACCTGAAGCATTTTGCCCAGAATTGCACACATGCGGCAACAGGGTTATTCCCTTGGGGTGAACACGCCTTTTGGCAGCTCATTGAGGAACGGGTCGGGTGTTCGCGTAATCCGGAGGGTGGTGGTGCTATTCATGACCATCTACGTCAAGCACCGCTCTGGCTCTGGCAGAAACTGAATACATTCAATCCTGACTGTATCCAAAGCTTCGCCGACGGGTTGGATTATCACTGGACAGAGGGTGATGGACTTGAATACATACGGCATGCAAACATCGATACAAAAGCACATCTCGTTCGCGGTGCCCGGGCATGCGATTTCCCACGCCATTCAGGCTTCTACATCTTCGATTTGGTATTCGCATATACGCAAGACCAACGTCCTGAAACCCTCCAACAGATTCAGAACTATACCGATTATTGGTGGGAAAAGCGGGACACGCGTGGGCTTTTACGTATTGAGAGTCGCTCACCGACGGAAGCTGAACGGTTTTTCGAGAAAAACGCTCCCACACAAACGTTCTCGTTAGGGGTCAGCCTCCTGGAATCCGCAGCGTTGTTAGAATCGCTTCTACCCGAATTGGCGGACCAGATGCGGCACTACGGCTTGGTCTATATTGACGGATTTCTCGCCGCACCGCACAACCTTGAAACTCGCGAATTCGTGAGTCTCTGCGAGTGCGAGACGCATCGGATTTTTGAACGTATGTTAGCGTGGGGGAGTGTCTACGGCGCCGGAACCGTGTGTAGCACGGCAGTGCTGTGTCTCGGTGGATGGCGATTGACGCAGAATGAGAAGTTGATGGAATGGGCGCGTGTGGTTGGCAACACCTATCTCGACGAGAAATTTCCGGTCGATCGCGTTCACACGGAAGGGTTTAAGATTCCGGCATCCGATGCTGGTCTCACACTCAAGTTGTTTGCGGATCTCTACGACATCACCGGTGAATCGGTGTGGTTGGAAGGCGGGATTGAATTGGCAGAAACGGTGTTGGAGGTCTATTTTCCAGAGACACTCCCCTTCGGTGCATCCGGGATTGACTGGTATGAGTCGCAGATGGGAGCTGCGTATCTGATTCACGGCTTGGCACGCGTCGCACTGTTGGCACTTTCCCGGACCTGTCCACTCGCGCCCAATTACACAGCACGATAGAGAGACTGATAAACACGTTTGTAGTAGGGCGATTCATCGCCCGTTTGCATTACTGTATACAAATTCCATTACAAAAGAAAGGTAAATCATGTCAAGAATACCAATTGGTTTAGAATTGTTTTCCGTCCGAAACGAATTAGCAGAAGATGTCCGCGGCACGATAAAAGCGGTTGCCGAGATGGGATACGAAGGTGTCGAATTCGCGGGTCCACCGCGACATTCCGCAGAAGAATTGAAAGGCTTGCTCGATGAGTTCGGTCTGATCTGCTGCGGTTGGCACACCCCCTTTAACCTCGTCCAAGAGGATACCCTCGACGCAACGATTGAATTCAACAAGGTCTTGGAAAACCCCTATGTCATTGTTCCGGGTATTCCGGGGGAACTCCGTCAATCGCGGGCGGACTGGTTGAAATTAGCGGGGATTTTCAACGGCATCGCCGATAAGCTCGCCGCACACGGTATGGTGACGGGTTATCATAACCACCACGTTGAATTCACGCCCCTGGATGGCGAACTGCCGTGGGACACCTTCTTCGGCAACACGAACGAAGGCGTTGTGATGCAGCTGGACATGGGCAATGCCCTCTCTGGTGGTGCGGATCTCGTTGACATTTTGGAGAGATACCCAGGCCGCGCTGGCACCGTTCATCTCAAACCTTATACAGAATCACTGGGTGAAGTAGACAGACACGCGGGTTTCCGTCCCGTCATAGGCGAGGACAGTGTGCCGTGGGATGAGATTTTCCGAGTTTGTGAAGCCACCGGCGGCACGAAATGGTATATCGTTGAGTATGAAAGCGATGCCTTCCCACCGCTTGAGGCTGTCGAACGCTGCCTGAAGGCACTTAAGGGGATGGGTAAATGAGAACCTATTGTGCAAGCACTCTCCCATTTTCCGCTTTCCAGTTGACGGAATTTGTAGGTGGGTTATCCCAAAATGGCGTGTCTGCTATTGAACTCGCCCAATCCCATTTCTCGGAGGCGGACCCTGAAACTATCAATGCCCTTCGAGAAGAGACCGGGCTCCGTTTTAAATCTATGTTGAGCACTGTGGCGGTTGACGCGCCAGACGGACTTGAGGCGTTAATTGAAATTCTCGACACTGCCCAACGGCTTTCCATTCCAATGGTCAGTATTGCGAGTGGTGGAAAGGAAGATGCCACCGCCCGCGAGATTGAAACGATCATTGATCTTCTCAAAAGGGTCACCGAAGAGGCACAGGCTCGGAATCTAACCCTTATGCTCTACGCCCACGAAGGGAGCATGGCTTACAATCTGGAACGCACGCAACACATCCTCACTGCGATCCCCTCTGACAACTTCGGTTTTTACTACAGTCCGTTTCATTTTCATCGCGGTGGAGACGATCCCGTTGTCGCCTTACGCACTCTATCAGAGCGGTTGTTCAGTGTCTATTTCAACTGTGGTGTGGATTCAAGGACAGGCAGCGAGCCGTTCTGGGCACCGGAGATGGATTTTCCTGCCATCTGTCAAGAGATAGATCGTGTCGGCTACACTGATGAGATTATGCTTATCTATTTAGGGTTGACAGCGGAAACGCCACAACCGATTATTGCGGGAGTCGCAAACGCGCGGGCACAGTTGGAAAGCTATTTTTAACTAAGGATACCTCACAATTCCGCCAAGAGCCCGAGCAAACGCGCATTTTGAGCGAGTCATGACTCGGGCTCGATTTGTAAGTTGCTATTCCTACAATTCCTTTAATTTTCCCAATAGGTTCGTTATCTCCGCACGAATCTGTTCTTCGACAGACGACAACAGTGCTAACCGATACGGACCGCTGAGCGCATGGTTCCGGGGTCCCGCTTCATACCCCGCCTTCAACCCCAACTCGTAAGCCGCTCGGGTCGCAATATAGACCTCACTGCCGTTTGTGTAGCCAAAGACGAAGGTGTGTGAGAACGGTGAGGTCTCGTCGGCAAAGAGTTGATACTCCGAAAAGAGTTCATGCGATACAGATAGGAAACAGAGCGCATCGCCGACAGCAAACGCGCTTATGGGGAAGGGCAGGGTCCGCTTTTCACCGCTTTTCGCGACTTCTAACAGGGCGACATAACGTTCATCGTCAGGAAATTCTTCGATTAACTGCTCACATTCCGCAACCGATGGCGGATCTCGGAAGGGTAAACTGACCAACTTTGCACAGGCTTTAAGAGGGGCTGGGGGGATATCTTTCGCAGTCTTTAAGGCTTGGTGCGTCGCAAACGCGAGTGTGAATCCGGCGACATCGCACGCCTCAAACCCGCCTCGCAACGGATACCCGTTGATGTCCGCGGCGCACCCTTGTGCGAAGAGTAAAATGCTTTTCGGCTTCAATTCCAAGAAATTACGGAGATGTTCAACGGCATAGCCGGGGAAATCCGCTCCCATCTCCTCGCTCGACCAGTGGACAATCACCGGATGTGCAGCATGAGAGAACAGCACTGCGATGATGTCTCCATTTACATCGTAAGCCCCTAACACGTCAACCCATGGCACAACAGGACCCTCTGGGTTGGGTGCCATGGTAATATAGCCCTCGTCGTTCATGATGCGACGGTTGTACCCGACTTGGACGGGCGCACGTCCGACGCGTAAGGTCGCCGGTTCCAGCTTCCCCACCGCATCTTTTACCAAATCAGCCAAACAGGTCGCCAACCACGCCTCAGATGCTTCACTCATTTCCCGTCCGTCAACCCCCGGGGCGTTATGCGTATGGCTACAGTTAATGACGACATGCGCTGGCGGTATGCCTGTAGCATCCTGGATTGCTTCAAGTAGCACTTTGTTGTATTGCAGTGAAAACTGCCCGTAGTCGGCTGTTACGATAGCGAGTTGTTTCTCACCATCGGCGAGCACCAAAACGCGCGCATACAACTCGGCATAAACATCGGGTCTGTCCTTAATGGAGGTAATGACAGTTTCTGCGGCCCCTGCCATAAGGGTCGTCATAAGAAATCTCCTGGTTTCGTCCGCGACACGTCGTAAAGGGCAACGGCGCGCGGCGCGCGCCTGCTACTATGTCAGATCCGCCAGTTGCGGCATCACCTCATTCTTGAGGAGCGTCATTGAGTTCAACCACTGCTCTTTCGGCTCCCACTCGTGTCCCATGGCGAGTAAGACGCCAAAACCGCCGACTTCCTCATAGAGTTCACGTAAACGGTTTGCAACGTGATCAGGACTCCCAACAATCCACAAAGTATCTAACAAATGTTCGAGGGTCATGTCGGCATCGTCCATATCCGGATCGGGTTTGAAGTTACCCGGGCTAAATAAGTTGAACCAATAATCCCTAAAATCGCGTCCAAGTGTGCCCTCAAGTGCCTCTTTCCGCGCCTGTTCGGTAGTATCCGCAACGTAGACCTCGCGGGCGATACGCCATGTCGAACGAGACGGCGACAAGCCAGCTTTTTCGGCACCCTCTTCGACCGCATCCCAATGGGTCTTGATAATAGGCACATGTGCGAGATTAATACTCATCGGGATCCAACCGCGTTCACCCGCAAGCACGAGTGTGTCGGATTTCGCGGACGATCCCGCCATTGCGATCGGAGGATGCGGTTTCTGGTAAGGCTTCATGTGGACACTGACGATATTCGGACGGTCTTGGGGAATTTTAAATTCCCAGAAATCGCTTTTGTAATGTCCGGGTTCCGGGTCTGTCCAAATCTTGAGGACGGCTTCAATCCCTTCGCGGGTCGACTGTCGTCTGTCCCCGTCCGCCAAGAACATCTCCGCGTCGCTTGGCGTGGAACTCGACCCAACACCCCAAAGAAAGCGTCCATGCGTTTGATGGTCAAGTTGCGCGATGCGATGTGCAACAACGGCAGGATTGTGTATCGGCATACAGGTAATCCCGGTGCCAAAGACGATGTTTTCTGTCATCGCAGCCGCTTTTGCAATGAAGAGGTCGGGGGAGGGAATATTCTCCCATGTAAACGTAAAATGCTCACCAACATAAGCTTCTTTATACCCCAACTCGTCCAGTATTACCATTTGCTCAATATCATGATCGAGCGTTTTGGTGGTGTCGCTACCGGGTGGATGCAAAGGCATTGTGAAAAAACCGAGTTCCATATTTTTAATTTTCCTTGCGGTTCGGTCAGGTGGGTTTGATAGATAAAGTGTCTCTCCGTATACCTAGGGGAAATGCCCAAGCAAAAACCCCTCCGCTACGCTTACGGGCTACGCGTTTAGGTATAACGAACACCCTTTCACCGAAAACTCATTGTCACCGAAAACCGACTACTGACTGCCAATTCCTAAATAGATATGTCTCCGTATGCTTTTAAACTTGACAAAATCGGTAGTGCCTGTTATTGTTTTGCTGGGTAAGAGATTACCATAAATCCAAATATTTTTCAAGCGTTTTTGCTAAAACGCGAAATACCACGTTATGAAAATAAACCCAACGCCTCCGAAGGCTTTTTTGATTGACTTGGACGGGACGCTCTATTTTAAGGACGAACCTTGCCCCGGCGCAATTGAAGCCGTTAACGACTTACGTCAAGAGAAGTATCAACTCCGATTTCTGACGAACACGACTGCCAAAACGCCAAAGATGCTCCACGCGCAGATGCGAGATTTGGGGTTCGACATCTATGAAGATGAGATTTTTAAAAGGATGTAGTCGTGGTAGGCGATGATATTACCACCGACATCGTCGGGGCGGAAAGAATGAAGATGCGGAGTGTCCTTGTGAAGACTGGGAAGTTTAAACCGGATCATTTGGAAAATCCTGTCGCGAAACCGACATGGGTGCTTGAGAGTATCTCAGAGTTAACGCGTCTATTTTAGCAGTTGATATAAGAAGCACCGGAGGCAACACTACCTATGACAAACCAATTTATTCAAATGGGACTCGTTGGGTGTGGGTGGGCAGGCTGCCGAGCCATCGAAGCCGCCAATGCGACCTCTCGGCTTAACGTTATCGCAATCGCAGAACGCGACCCGATCCGTCGCGAACAAGCAGGCGATGACAATGCCGTGCCACACCGCTATGCCGACTATCGCGAACTCCTTGATAACCCCGACGTTGAAGCCGTCTATCTCGCGACTTCTCCCGATGGCAGGCTGCAGCAAGTGCTTGATACGCTCAGTGCAGGTAAGCATGTCTTAGTGCAAAAACCGCACGCAATTCGTGCCCCCGAAATCTTGGAGATGGAGACAGCCGCACAACGCGCAGGGAAAACACTCCAATTCTGCTACTTTATGCGCCACTTCCCGAACAACCGAAAGATTCGGCGCGCTGTGCTGAACGGTGCGATTGGAGACCTGTATCACGCTCGCGTCTTCGGGAAATACAACTTTATCCCTGACCTTGATGCCAACAGTCGCTGGTTACACGTCTACGGACAGAAAGGCGGTTCGTTAGGGCAACACTATTCGCACGAACTCAACCTCACGTGGTGGTGGATGGGATGCCCGAAACCGGAATGGGCGTTTGCTGCCAAGCACGTGCTGTATCCGCAATATGATGGGCCGGAGGGACCGGCAGAGGACTATTTCACCGGTATCCTCGGATGTGAAGGCGGAAAAACCATCCAGATCGATTGTTCTCGGATGAGCCACTCCGACTCCGCCAGCGTCGTTGAACTCTACGGCACCACCGGCGCAATCACGAACGGTGGCATCGCGCGATTTAAAGATGGCGAATTCGTCCGAGAAACCGTTGATGAACTCCTCGACATCGATCACGGTGAACTCCCTGAAGAGGTCCACGTCTTCTACTACGAACTCAACCACTTCGCCATGGCAATCGCAGGTGAGGTCGCTCCGGATGTCTCTGCCCCGGATGCGTATACCTTTATGCAAATCTTGGATGCGTTTTACGACAGTGCGAAAAGCGGTGAAAAAGTTTACATCGCCTCGGAGTAGCACCCTCTGAAATAACGTTTGACAAAAACTGTCTCTATTGTTAATCTGATACAATCTGTTATCATTTTTCTGTAGCCTACGGCTTTGACCTTACACATCATGGACACTTAGGAGACATTTCCGATGTATAAAACAGCGATGTTAGGCTGCGGGGGTCGTGCCCGTGAGCACGCAGCTGCCTATCGTTTCATCAAACGCGGGAAACTCGCCGCAATCTGCGATATGGACGCAGAACGTCTCAACAACTTCGGAGACGAGTTCGGTATCTCTTCGCGTTACACCGACTTGGATGAGATGCTTGAAAAAGAGAGCCCCGATCTTCTTCACATTGTCACAACCCCCGTAATTCCGAGTAGCAATGAACACATCCGGTATCCGTTGATGAAACAGGCCTCCGACCACGGTGTGCCAGCGGCAATTGTTGAGAAACCGGTTGCTGTTGAAGGTAAAGATTGGAAACAGATTGCGGGGTTAGCAGAAGAGACGAAAACGAAATTTGTCGTCAATACACAACTCGACTTTCATCCGAAAAATCTGGAGTTAAAAAAAGACGTCGCAGAAGGACGTATCGGCGAGATTAGGTTTATTGATGCCAGCGCGCGTAGTAGACCCTCCGAGCAGGGAGGACATGTGCTACAACTCGTATCCTCCTACATCGACAACTCGCGTCCGGTACGGATTCTTGGACAAATCTCTGGAGAAGAGAATTTAAATTCTGCTCCTGGGCATCCCGGTCCCCTACATGCGGTCGGGCATATTTTGTATGAGAACGGCATCCATGTCTCTCTTGCATTCGGAACAGAGATGGGACAAAAAGCATTTGATGACCCAAATGTCTACAGGCACAAACGTGTTTTTGTTGCTGGGACGAAGGGTTTCGTGCATTGGCGATTCAGCAGCTGGGAACGCTCAACGCTGGAAGGTGGCTATGAGGGCGGTTCCCTTAACTATGGAGACCAAGATGTCGTTGCGCAGGGCAACTTCACCGAAGCGATTTTTGATTGGTTAGACGACGAGAACAACGTCCATCCGACGCATCTCAAGCAATCGCTCGCTGAGAATAACCTCATTTTAGGGATGTACTACAGCGGGATAACCAACGAGATTATTGATCTGCCTTTTGAGCCGCCTGATGGGTTGATCGATATCCTCCGGGAGAAACTGTAGCAGAACTTACGTAATTTTGACTATAGCACGCTCTATTAGATTGCGATCCATTGAAAACTAACACGGGGTCGGCATAAAGATGCACAGGCTAACAGCCTATGCTACAAAGTGGCAGCTTGTGTTATCTTAATGACTTTTATAAGAGGAGATTCATCAATGTATTGGAGATTCATCAATGTACTCCCGAATTGAAACCAGTTATTTTTATATTTTCATAGTGTTCGTGTGCGTCAGTTCCTTTTTCTTAAGGAACACCGCTGCACAAGTCGGCGATGGACCCAGTATCGGATCCGCCAGTGAGAACTATGCCTTTGAAACGATCGAGGTTCCGGGTGTAGATTTTCTGTCGTTGACGGCAAGTTCCGATTTTGAGGATTATGCTGGCTACACGAAAAGTGCGGATGGTGAAAAGGATGTCGCCTTTACGCTCATTAATGGCGTATTTATGACCTACGATTTCCCGGGTGCCAAAAACACGTATTTCTATGCGCTTGGTAATGATGGACGCGCTGCGGGCTACTACGAAGATAGCGAGGGTTTGCACCACGGTGTTATCTTGGAAGATGGTGAGATGCGGCAATACGATTTCCCTGATGCTGTGCAAACCGAGATATACGGTATTTCCGACGCGACGGGTGTAATGACGGGTAATTGGATAGATGCTGCGGGTGTTCAGCGTGGATTTACAGGAGACACAATCCTTGAGTTCCCCGGGGCAACAGCAACATTCGCCGATTTTGTCAACTCGGATGGTAATTTGTTCGCCAGCTACATAGATGCTAATGGGCTATTTCAAGAATACGCATATTCCTCGGATGGCAGGTATGTAGCTTTCGAGCTCACAAATGCAGAAAATCTTGAATTCTTTTATGTACATGGTGTTAACGATGCACTAGTAAGGATCGCCCGAGGTAAAGTGTTCGGTGATGTCACACGCACTTATCGAGGTACATTTACTGACGGTCTGCGTGAATTGCAGTTTCCGGGTGCCGTCAGCACAGAGGGTTATAATATCAATCAGGACGGCGCTGTTGTCGGGTTTTATGAGACACCCGATGGACGTAGAAACGGGTTTATTGCCAAACCTATTGCAGTCGTTAATCAACCCGTTTTCCAAATCAGTGGTTTCAACTATACTTATGAGAGTATTGATGTGCCGGGCGTAGATTTTTTAGCGTTGACGGCGAGTTCTGACTTTGAAGATTACGCAGGCTACACGAAAAGCACCGATGGGAAAAAAATGGTCGCCTTTACCCTCATCGATGGTGTTTTTAAGACCTACGATTTTCCGGGTTCACAGAACACCTATTTCTATGCCCTCGGTAATAATGGCAATGCTGCCGGGTACTACGAGGATAGCGAGGGGCACCACCGCGGTGTTGTCATGGAAAATGGGGAGTTACGGCAATACGATTTTCCCAATTCCGTCCAAACCGAGATATGGGGTATCAGTGATGCGACGGGAGCAATGACGGGTAATTGGACAGATGCTTCCGGTGTACGTCGCGGATTCACAGGGGACATCATCGTTGAGTATCCGGGGGCAGTGGAAACATACGCTGATTTTATCAACGCGTTGGGGGGTATGTTCGGCAGCTACGTAGATGACGAGGGTACATATACGCCATACCTACGCGCTCCGGATGGCAGGTATGTATCTTTCACCCCTCCAACCCAAGAAACTTATGAATTCTTTTTTGTGCACGGTTTCACCGATACAAAGATTTCCGTTTCCCGAGGCAAAGTGGTAGGTGAGGTCCCCCGCACTTATGTCGGCACATTCCTTGGAGGGCTCCATGAATTGAAAGTGCCAGGCAGCGTTAGAACGGAAGGGTACAATATCAATCAAGACGCTTCCGTCGTTGGGCACTATGACTCCCCTGATGGACGCAGACACGGATTTATTGCCAGACTCGGTACCGAGGAAGAGAGCGATGCTTTCAGCAATGCCTATACTGTCACACTCACTAAAGGTTTGAACATGCTTTCTGTGCCACTGGTCCCCTGGACCCCCATGACTGCTAAGAGTCTTGTCGCGCTGACAGGTGCAACAACTATCATCACCCTTGATGCCGCAAGCCAGAAGTTCATCGCATGGACACCCAGTGCACCCGATGATGGTTTCCCCATCAAAGGTGGACAAGGCTATATCGTCAATGCGCCACAAACGCGAAACTTTGCTTTCGTCGGTGCACCGTGGACAGATCCAACCGAGGCGGCTGCAGCACCATCTGCCATATCCACGGAGATGCCCCAAGAAACTTGGGCATTCGTCGTCAGCGGACACTTGAAAGGCAAACCGGTTTATGACGGCTACACGGTCAGCGTCCGTAACCTCCGAACAAATAGTCTCACCACCACTTCGGTGCGAGGGGATTACTTCGCCGTGGCGACTGCTGACTTGGCGCGGCGGAGCGTTGTGCAAGCCGGTGATGTTATTGAAGTGAACGTCGCGGCACCCGATGGCAACGTTGAATCACAGACGCTGCGTTTCAAGGTAAAACCGACGGATCTCGCAAACGCTGTTTTGTCCGTCAGGCTTGAAGGTATCGGTCAACCGAGTCAGGAACTGTTGTTACAGAACTACCCGAACCCGTTTAACCCCGAGACATGGATCCCCTATCAACTCTCAGAAGATACTCCGGTATCCATATCCATTTACGATACAACGGGTAGATTAGTTCGCACGCTGTCGCTCGGTTTCCAATCCGCGGGCTTTTATAACGGTCGGAGCCGTGCGGCGTATTGGGATGGACGCAATGCCCTTGGTGAACGCGTGGCGAGCGGTATCTATTTCTACCAGTTGACGACTCCGTCTTTTCATCAGATAAAACGGATGGTCATTTTGAAATAGTTTGTGCGGTTTAACACTTGAAAAAGTTGTGGTGCTACAGGCATAATTTATACTATGTTATGCTAATTGATAAAGTGTTCATTAGACTTTATCAGATTGGGATGAGGTAGCACAAGCATACGATAAGTATGTATCGGGATAGAGAGTGCCCCTAAATTCGTCAATAGAGTCTCTACACAGGAAGTTAGACAGAACCTAAACGGACTCAAGAAGTCTGCAAGGTTGAGGAGATTAGGTAGTTTCTGACGAGACGAGCATAATCAGGTTTTGTGCCTTGAAACATTTCTGAAAACATTTTATCTATAGATTTGAAATCGTGCTAAAGCATGCAGACTATAGAAGTCTTAGACTTATGAATAAGAAATAAAGTAAAGGTGGTCTTTGACCTAAAGCGTCTATCGCCACACAAAACTGGCAGGTCCGTGTGCGGTGAAAGTCGCACGCACGGTTTGGAAGGGGCTGTAAGGGGGCACTCCCTTATGGCTACCTTACTTGGAGTTTTGACCAAGTCGGCGCGGTTTTCCGACTGCACCGCACTTCCAAAATTTACGATAAAAAGGAGACATTTTTGTGTATAAAACTGCAATGTTAGGGTGCGGCGGGCGCGCACGTGCCCACGCAGATGCCTATCGCTTCGTCAAAAACGGCAAACTCGCCGCAATCTGTGATATGAATGAAGAATTACTCACCAGTTTCGGTGAGGATTTCAGTATCTCTTCACGATACACCGATCTCGATGAGATGCTTGAAAAAGAGAAACCCGATGTTCTTCATATTGTCACGGCACCCGTGTTACGCGGCACCAATCAACGGATTCGGTACTCGTTGATGAAACACGCCTCGGATGCTGGGGTCCCAGCAGCAATTGTGGAAAAACCGATTGCCGTTGAGAGCGAAGACTGGAAGCAGCTCGCAGGATTAGCAGAAGAGACACAAACGAAGTTCGTTGTCAATACACAGCTGAACTTCCATCCGAAAAACTTGGAATTGAAACGGGATGTCGCAGAAGGTCGTATCGGAGACATCAAATTCATTGACGCGAGTGCTCGGAGTACCCCCGTCGACCAAGCACCCCACGTGTTGCAGCTCGTCTCCTCCTATATCGACAACTCGCGTCCTGTGCGCGTGCTTGGACAGGTTTCCGGGGCTCAGGATTTAGACTCCACGCAGCCCTCCCCTATGCATGCCGCCGCTCAGGCGCTCTATGAAAACGGACTTCACGTCTCTCTCGCATTCGGGACGGGTGTAGGGCAGAAAGTGCCGAAAGAGCCGGATGCGGGTAACCACACCCACAAACGCGTCTTTGTCGTCGGCACAAAAGGCTTCGTGCATTGGCGCTTCAGCAGTTGGGAACGCGCAACACCAGAGGGCGGCTACGAGAGCGGTCCTCTCGACTACGGGGAACAGGATGTCGTCGCACAGGGCAACCTCACCGAGGCCGTTTTCGATTGGCTTGACGATGAAAACAAACAACACCCGACGCACCTCAAGCAATCTCTTGCGGAGTTCAACCTCCTTCTCGGCATTTACTACAGCGGCGTAACGAATCAGATTATCGATCTCCCGTTTGAACCGCCCGATGGCTTGATTGACATCCTCCGAGAGAAACTCTAAAAAGTTGGCTTGAAATTAGGAATATTATTAAAGGAGATATTTTTGTGTATAAAACCGCAATGTTAGGGTGCGG
It encodes:
- a CDS encoding Gfo/Idh/MocA family oxidoreductase, which produces MTNQFIQMGLVGCGWAGCRAIEAANATSRLNVIAIAERDPIRREQAGDDNAVPHRYADYRELLDNPDVEAVYLATSPDGRLQQVLDTLSAGKHVLVQKPHAIRAPEILEMETAAQRAGKTLQFCYFMRHFPNNRKIRRAVLNGAIGDLYHARVFGKYNFIPDLDANSRWLHVYGQKGGSLGQHYSHELNLTWWWMGCPKPEWAFAAKHVLYPQYDGPEGPAEDYFTGILGCEGGKTIQIDCSRMSHSDSASVVELYGTTGAITNGGIARFKDGEFVRETVDELLDIDHGELPEEVHVFYYELNHFAMAIAGEVAPDVSAPDAYTFMQILDAFYDSAKSGEKVYIASE
- a CDS encoding sugar phosphate isomerase/epimerase, with translation MRTYCASTLPFSAFQLTEFVGGLSQNGVSAIELAQSHFSEADPETINALREETGLRFKSMLSTVAVDAPDGLEALIEILDTAQRLSIPMVSIASGGKEDATAREIETIIDLLKRVTEEAQARNLTLMLYAHEGSMAYNLERTQHILTAIPSDNFGFYYSPFHFHRGGDDPVVALRTLSERLFSVYFNCGVDSRTGSEPFWAPEMDFPAICQEIDRVGYTDEIMLIYLGLTAETPQPIIAGVANARAQLESYF
- a CDS encoding Gfo/Idh/MocA family oxidoreductase, whose translation is MYKTAMLGCGGRAREHAAAYRFIKRGKLAAICDMDAERLNNFGDEFGISSRYTDLDEMLEKESPDLLHIVTTPVIPSSNEHIRYPLMKQASDHGVPAAIVEKPVAVEGKDWKQIAGLAEETKTKFVVNTQLDFHPKNLELKKDVAEGRIGEIRFIDASARSRPSEQGGHVLQLVSSYIDNSRPVRILGQISGEENLNSAPGHPGPLHAVGHILYENGIHVSLAFGTEMGQKAFDDPNVYRHKRVFVAGTKGFVHWRFSSWERSTLEGGYEGGSLNYGDQDVVAQGNFTEAIFDWLDDENNVHPTHLKQSLAENNLILGMYYSGITNEIIDLPFEPPDGLIDILREKL
- a CDS encoding sugar phosphate isomerase/epimerase, which encodes MSRIPIGLELFSVRNELAEDVRGTIKAVAEMGYEGVEFAGPPRHSAEELKGLLDEFGLICCGWHTPFNLVQEDTLDATIEFNKVLENPYVIVPGIPGELRQSRADWLKLAGIFNGIADKLAAHGMVTGYHNHHVEFTPLDGELPWDTFFGNTNEGVVMQLDMGNALSGGADLVDILERYPGRAGTVHLKPYTESLGEVDRHAGFRPVIGEDSVPWDEIFRVCEATGGTKWYIVEYESDAFPPLEAVERCLKALKGMGK
- a CDS encoding LLM class flavin-dependent oxidoreductase; the protein is MELGFFTMPLHPPGSDTTKTLDHDIEQMVILDELGYKEAYVGEHFTFTWENIPSPDLFIAKAAAMTENIVFGTGITCMPIHNPAVVAHRIAQLDHQTHGRFLWGVGSSSTPSDAEMFLADGDRRQSTREGIEAVLKIWTDPEPGHYKSDFWEFKIPQDRPNIVSVHMKPYQKPHPPIAMAGSSAKSDTLVLAGERGWIPMSINLAHVPIIKTHWDAVEEGAEKAGLSPSRSTWRIAREVYVADTTEQARKEALEGTLGRDFRDYWFNLFSPGNFKPDPDMDDADMTLEHLLDTLWIVGSPDHVANRLRELYEEVGGFGVLLAMGHEWEPKEQWLNSMTLLKNEVMPQLADLT
- a CDS encoding transposase, which translates into the protein MRKAFGFKLQRQKNVIKLGNMIDDMWGVHLHIMLLARRYRRMFGKDVSAYKLKRHITKLKKRTQPQWADLPS